tgacttaaaagaacgaataacgcttgcgattaggtcgatcacgcctgttaggttaaataatgttagaagacagttttatttgagattaggatgttgccaagacgttcgcggtgaacattttgaacatctacttcattagcATTCATAGttatttttcgtgttctacattttattacgttttgcattacattttagtttttgattgtattgtagcgaatttcggtaaccacatgattttaatttattttatcttaattaatcttatcGTATAGTTCTTATATCAGAAACTATACAAGAATTTGTGTCCGCTGCAGTTTCTTGTACAATTTATGCGCAAAAACGTAAAACTTCTGTCATAATGGCGGCTGGAGGAGAACTTTGATATACAATTAGACCATTGTCTTCCATTACAGCCTGTTGATTATCTTCAAAAACTGTGGTTtccaatttagttttaatattgagacattttatttctttcatttttgaaccacagtattttaaaaaataatcagtagCATCTAGCTTGGGGTCCTCAGGTACTGCAGTTCTATTTTTATGTGTCAAAATTTCGACCAATCATGTGCCGAATCACATACAATTTCCGGTAAAAGAACTTGCATAGTGTCATACAGAGCACAAATGTACGTGCAAGAAACGATACAAGAGAACACAAATAACtttctatatcagaaacgatataagaaatgatacaagaaaatgcatagtgtcatacgaCCTTTAGtcaaataaaatagtatttactGTAAagtctttatttttatttgcagATGCTCCAAGTGTCTTTGAGCCTGCGGGTGTCGTTCCTTTGACCAAGTTTGACAACAAGAgttattatttttcatataagTTCAAGGTAAGTACAAATTGTATTTAACACTTCGATATAAATGAAacgcaaaaatattaaaataaaaaaaaatcgtccttttctttttcttggtTCAGGCAAGATCCGTTAATCTCTGGCACTTGGTCGTAAGATCCTTgtacaataaaatttttcatattatatattgagatattttttttaattggtcTGTAACTATGTACAGCTGGttactaaaaaaactgatacgactcttaaaacgtattttgtagaaaattgaggagtgtattttaaaggataaatacttattatttacatactgtgactgtcactgccaaatcttaaaatttgtcagccaatatattctgtttaacctcaaaaaatggctccacgtgctagcaaagaactaaaagcaagaattgtaacgaaattagaagatggttggccACTTTTTGCCGTAGCGAACCATAGTAACGTAAGCAAACATTACAAAGAAGTCAAGGCAATCTGGCTATTTATGAGGATCTGTAGGCCAGTAGGTTGGTGTATAGCTGGACAGATGATTTGGCTGTAGCTCTTGAATGATTTGATACAGTTTTCTTCCTCTTCCAGGAGCTGTTAATGAAGATCACCAGGTTGTGTGTTGGGCGTTATAGTCACCTCCTGCTAGGAATCTGTTGCCGTTATTTCTAAATAATTCCGTTAACATTTCTTAATTTGCTTGTTAATTTGGTAAGCAATACACCACTGTTATTGTAACGGTTTCATTCCAATCCTCTATTTTTACGCTGGTTGCCTTCAagtcatttttttaaaatactgttgccTTAGCTCTGGCTAATCTGTTTACATCTGGATAGGCTTCATTGTATACCTCAAAATTTGGGAAAGTAAAGTTAGTTTTTGAGGTAAAGTGTGTTTCAGAGAATAACAATATGTCAATTTTGTTTGTTACTACAGGTACTTCTATTTCGTGTTTGTATTGCTTTATGTCGTTTTCGTTTTATAGTGCTATAGTACACTTATTTGTGATTGCCTATTCTAATTCTTAACTATGTTTTCTGCACTTCTtctcttcttagagtgccatatccctacggaacgtcggcgactaccatgcttataatattgttatattgatctcggtcttgcgctacgtgtagcaactGGTCcactgtcaaacctgtccactgccgcaaattcctcaaccaagagagtttcttccgttatatccattttttcctttttcccattttaccgttgagaattagccgaagaaACTCCTATCTtagtcctctgattatatgtccaagatattctagtttacgcctcttaataatatttaatagagttcgttgatgtcccattcttcgaagaacttcttcgtttctggttttgctagtccatggaatttttagtatccttcgatacaaccatatctcaaacgcctcgattttatttatgatatcggcgtttaaagtccaagtttcacatccatacaaaagtacagaccacacgtaacatcttgtaaactttttacggatttccaaatttaatgagttattggataatagaggcttgaattttttaaatgagtttcttgcctgttcaattctacatcgaatttcgaaggatggatccagattttgggtaatccaacatccacggtatttgaatctctgaactctctgcagcggttgttggtttagtatcagttgggttgcgccgatatccactttactggtcaccatgtatttagttttattgatatttatcgacagtccccaatttgtgcattccatgtcaactctattgattagctcctgcagatcgtcgatgttttcagctagaatcacagtatcgtcggcgtaccgtatattgttaattatttctcctcctatgataattcctttttgatcttttaaagcttccctaaatagattctcagaatacaggttaaagagggtgggagacagtacacagccctgtcttatgcctcgttcaatactgattaaCTTTGATTCTCTGtggttggtattaataatggctgtttggttccagtaaagtttggcaataggtttgatgtctttctcatctagttggatgctctgcaaggcggtaattagtctggtatgctgaacgcgatcaaatgccttttcaaaatcaatgaagcacatatatacgggttttcttacctcccaacatcgttgaaggaatgtttacatagaaaatagtgcttctctagttccaaggcatctccggaacctgaactgctcttgactaattatttcttcgcacttgttgttaattcgatttagaagaatatgcaacagtattttaacggcatggctcaataaactaatgagtctacaatcgctacatttcttaacgtttggtttgttaggtagaggaataaagatcgattttaaccagtccgatggaatttcactggtatcatatatttgattgaaaagtacagtgagttcttttatattgtcatttgagagtaatttttgccattcgctgtatatttgatctggtccactggctttgttgtttttggtttggtgtatggctttttccacttcagcttttaagattgatggtcctgtatttgcacttaagttaggtagtgatcctcgatcatccttaaataatgctttaatgtagttttcccattcctccattacttcgtcttctagggatagtgcatgaccttcattattcgttaatgttatgggtgtatttcttttgtatactgtaagttcttttattttcttatgtgtgttaaattcgtcatgttttcgttgcaattcttctagttcctcacattttgctcgcatccataactctttggcttccctgatttttattcgaatcagattatgctttcgtttatactctgagttatttctatttttaagctgtcttctttcgtccatcatttcgattatttcatctttcatccacgcttgctttttataatgggtgacagttccactttgcgttgctgtatcgatgataccagtctttatgttatcccatctttcttcgactgttggtacattgtatacttgtgtgatgttgtctcgaattttttcgttcattgtctgcttaaagtgatgtttaaattcttcttcttttagtttttgtctatcgtgtttctttgtaatggaaggctttttgattgtctttaattttaggttgactctagatgccagtaaattgtgatcggtggctgcgttggcacttggatatgtcttagtacatttacatgagtttcgaaatctattgttaatcatgatataatctatttggttacgcattacactaccatggccatctctcggtgatatccatgtatagagacgtctttttggttgtttaaaacatGTGTTGGTGATAACAAAGTTTTCCTCTTGGTAGAACTCCACCAATctatcacctctttcgtttctttccccaaGACCGAATCCTCCAGTAATTCCGGCAGTTATGTCTTCTCCTTCTTTAGAGttgaagtctcccattattacacAGATTTCgtgttttttgtgttatttagtgCTTGCTTTAATACAtggtaaaatttattaatttcgttGTCTGTACTGTTActtgtaggagcgtatacttgtaTTAAGTTTATATTAATCTTACTTTTAACAGTTATCATTACTATTCGCTCTGAAAGAGGAACAAATTTGTCAACCAGGTTTTCAAGTCGTTCCTCGAGAATTATAGCAACACCATTTTTATGAACATCATCCGTTTTTCCGAAGTAATAAGTAATATAACCTCCACTTTTTACAGTTCCCGATCCGGTCCATCTAGCTTCGCTAATTCCAAGGACTTGCAGGCCCAGACGTTTCATTTCGAGTTGTACATTTTTTAGCTTTCCTGATTGATATAAAGTTCTAACATTCCACGTAGCAATATGTTTTATTAATGatctatttctatttttatttttccctccggagattcttagcacccctgtCCCATTAAAGGGACGCCGGAGACTCGGGGCCGTAGTATGATTTGTATTTGTCATGGAGCTTTTCTTGGGAGATTTAGTGCAGTAGTTTCCCATTGCTTTCTGCACCGCAGTATCACAGCCAGTTAAATCATTATGGGATTGCCGCCGGTGGGTGTCTGTCGTCAAACCTGCTAGATGTCGTTCTAACAGCCTTGTTTCAGTAATGGCATCACTGCTGCCTAATGCCAtgccctcagttgatccgcgggtacttatttggctaagccttattcgtacctgccctgcatatctgcaggaacATTTCCTATCAACCATTGGGACGCGAAGTGTCCGGGTTGAGGACAtcccccgcccagtctgtcttacGCAAAGTATTGAGAGGCTCCTACTCAATTCAAAGTCCCTCCTCTACGCAAGCTGAAACCGGCACGGCACCTGCTTTTCTGCACTGGTCTGATGTAATTATGATGGTTGCGGGTGTGAGTTTATCTTGGTTTGTCTAAGATGTGTTTGTAGTTGCTAAGGATACTTACTTTGAGTGCATTGCATCTGTTAGTTTTGGATTGACTGTTGCGGCATTGGCTTGTGCTGCATGAGCTGGAACTGCATATGCGGGTACTGCGTAAGCTTGAATTGCATGTGTTGTGCTTGATTCCATATTGAGTCTACTCCTGTATTTGGCTGATAAGGTAGAATATGATAATTATTTGCAAGTTGTGCTGGTACAACTAAGTTATTTGAGACATTGGAGTACATATTTTGTGGATTTAGACTTTCTCCATTACTGGTGCTCTGCATTTTGTACTAAATGTtgtcattttaatatattttatttttatagcaaTTCAGTTGAAAGAAACACAGCTAAGGTTAAGTCCAGTTCCACAGTTCAGAGACTGCCCCTTACCATTCCTTTCAATAACAATAAAATCtaatcaataaaatcaataatcTGAAAGTAAGATCTGATATAAATACGAAAAGTTACTTTAGAACTCCTCGAGGACACTACGCCCAACTctacattttctattatttttgttatctgttgctgACTTGTTTTTATTCTTGGTATCCGAGTTCGTTTATAATaggttattaataatatatttttagtacTTACAGTtgttttacatttatatttatgttCTACACTTTTTTCTATATGTTTAGTCACACACCAACTAGGTACTTATTTGCGTTTAAAGTGTTGAAATTACGGAGCGATTTTAAAACGTTTATTTACTTCGACTAGAGATGGGGAGAATGATAATCGATTATGAACTTTGTCgcatcatttttatatgaaattgtTATTATTAAGACCTTTatgattagaaataaaaatattataataaccaatttgtactaattttatgcatcatataattttttacagGCCAACTTTTTTCATGCGGaccaaatttgtaaaaatattaacatgAGATTGGTAACAATACCGTCGAAGGAAGTAAACAATTATTTGTATACCACAACTTCTTCAGCAAGTAAGTAGTTAAGGCACGTACAGCTTTTACGCTTTGTATCTCAGTAAATATTGAAATTCTTATCtaaaaaaaaactagtttttatctTTAAATTATTTAACTTTAAATTATCCAGGTAGTTAAATAGTTTTTTACCTAACATATACATAATATAGCAAGAAAACTATTTGTTTGCTGTAAAGATTTTGATGTTATTTTACTATTGACAATTAAGTAaggaaaatgtagtttttttattttatttccattaaaaaatCTATAATTAAACTAAAATCTTAAATATTTCTTCTATAACTTGTTCCTTTTCTATCTACAGCCGTTAGATATTGGTATTTTTGGACCATTTAAAAAATTCAACTATGGAATTGTAGAGGTGCTTCCTAATCCTGGCAACTCCTTTAACATTTATGAAGTTGCTGCATGTGTTGGGCAAGCCCATAAAAAAGTAATGACTACAGCCACAATTGCCAATGCATTTAAAAAGACTGGTATTATGCCATTTGACTGCAATGTTTTTGCTAAAGATGATTATTTAAGCAGCAAAGTGACATATAACCCTGTTCATCTTAACATTACTAATGACGAAAATAATCAGGAGAATCTAGGAATAACCCCAAATCCCAGGAATGCacatttaattaaaactattgCGACCGTTGAAATTCCAGAAGTCCCATTACAGATAAAAGAAACTAAGTCTAAGACAGATGTATCGGAGATCCCATTAACAAGCTGTGTTAGCCAACACGAATCAGCCACTTTTGTGTCTCCAGGAATATTTCGAGGATATACCAAGAAAGTAAGTGACCAGACAACAAAAAGACGAAGAAAAACTGGAAAGTGCATGAAAGCGACTAATATGCCCGAAAAAATGGagattgaaaaataatttttaaaaagacaAGAAATTGGAAAAACAGAAGAAAAGAACTATTAGAAAAATTTGTAAAGCCagtaaagagaaaaagaaaaaaaaacaaagcaaatcaCAATACCAAAACGAAACTTCAGAGGATCAGTCTAGTTTAGAAGTCTCCGATAATGACTACCCAGATATCTCAGACGAATTGGAGTAAGATGGCCGTGTACAATTGCTTTTACGTACATAAGATAGACCACCAGAGAGCAATGACTTTGTCTTAGTTCAATTTAAAACAAAAGGATCCGATATTTGCTACGTAGGTAAAGATGTAAAGGAATGTCTGCAGGAAACAGAAACAAGTTTCCTTcttattcttattcttcttcttgagCCTTAAGTAAttcaactttggacataggcttcccccaaatcaatccagtgttttctatttttcaCCACTTGCTTCTAGTTGTGTCCTCTAAATAAGTTTTCTTCGCAAACTTATTAATCAAGAGAAGTTTCTGTACACACAGGTTCCTGATGTTTTCTTGGTCCCAAACCCAAATATTAAGGCCATTTTACCTCAACCAAACGTTTATATAGTAATATCTGTTTTAACAGTGTTAATTTTCTGCCTATGTGACTTAAAGTAATACTGACTCTCACTCTTGGACACTTTCAGTCTTTGACAAGGGTGTCCGACAGTGAGACAAAGTTGACTGTTTAGAAAACGTCATTTTTTGGCTTATGCAAAATAAATATGTTGTTAATTTGCTGAATTATCAGGAGTTTAAACTAGTGTTAAATATTACATAAGGCTTAGGTCTATTATAGAtaaataattgataaaattttgtgaataaaaataaaattgtcccACTATTGGGCACTTTCCCCTACTTCGTCTTAGAGCTACTCATATTAAGTTTTTCCTCCTTAATAGCCCTTCTATATAACCCTCCAACTTCTCCTTCAACATATCCTTTCTTTACCGTACTAATACGATATCCTCAGCAAAAAGCATTAATCAAGGACCCATCCCTCACTTTCTCTGTCAGTGCAGCATAcatttgagagagtagtattgcgtcatctgcatagcagattattttaagttgtttttctccatttggtatccttttttagttcttactttttttattatttcgtttatAATGGGGTTAAACAATAAAgggctcagggaatctccctgttttATCCTATTGCCAGCTCCAATGGGGTTGGCTAGATCttcgtctacttttacttttattgtgttgttttggtagatattttcgatcaatTTGATTATTCccagaggtatctctcttgcatacagtaagtggataacgtcttttagttTGAgctggtcaaatgcctttgtaaggttcACGAaacagatatgccggtttgttgtattctagtgATTCCTCTTGCACTTGTCTTATTATAAATGTAGCGTCGCTGCATGATGTTCCCgatctaaaaccttgttgttctctgctagtgttataattttattcaatttatttgttatcactttggttgttaattttagtgttaatTTCTCCTTAATAGGTATTAGGATgctgatctccattcttgaggaattctgttttattttattatttttttggattagttttaatagttgtttggtcagatctggttctccgtactttaggagttcttTTGATATTCTGCCCTTTCCtaatgattttctattttttaatttccttaatgcttcctttacctctttctcctcaatatttatttcttcggttgtcgtcacctctggtgttacACCTTTTTTGCCCTGTTTTCTTTTcctactccactgtagattagtatgtattcacctaattttgattgaccttttcctttcttctttGTTTTCTGGAGAGCATAAATGtctatttctttctctttcagCATTTGGGTTATTTCTTGGTACCTTGAGTTGCGTAATCTGATATCCCAAGTAGTAATTCTTATCtgggttttggatgtttttcgTTTGTCCTTATTTCTTGTTCCGGGTTCCGGGGCTGTAGATTgcttctttgagcagtatttgtttttacgatcggtaagttgctaaccttgccaatcaccctccacattttatccgggcttgggaccggctgtggtaaccgcagatCTACTCAATCCTCCACCCAATCACCCCAGGCagtcttaatttatttttttttaaatttttttatttgacctCATTAAATATTCTGAAATTATCAAAATCTTAAATTTTATGTATACTGTAATAACTGATGCCCTTTTAGACAGCGAAATTAACTTCTGGACTTCTGGAACAAACTTGGTAGACAAAGTATCATGGATGTGGATGTCTAGTGCCCAACCAATAACCTACGCAAACTGGAACATTGGGCAACCTACTGCTTCAGCTTACAGATGTCTTTTGGGTCAACTAATTAAAGGAAAGGATTTTCTATGGATGAACATAGACTGTAATGGCCTTTACAACTTTATATGTGAATCTATAGAACCCGCTGCTTCCAGTCAGACTGCTGGTAGTGAAAGTAAGTTGTGTACAATAAAATAATGTAGAttaatgtttattaaatataaatatttatacaatTAGACTATAAAAATATCTTACTTGGACTTTTCAGATTGGGCCAACGTGTTTGCAGATCCTGCAGTTTCTCCAAACTTCCCATTGTTCCACTACAATAAAAAAAGCTACTACGTAAACACTCAACCGCTGGTAAGATATCACATTAagtttatattgttctgaagctattttcttgtggcattttaaagtaattgctatttaaatgggaataagccacaattaaaggttaaaataagtttattgacgtttcaatttcaacttcAAAATCGTTCTTTTTGAGAAAgtattttttgaaattattttaaaaacgatttccgaagtgaagaaaaaaaaagcctttttttatttttctagtcTTTCCTTGACGCTGATAGATTCTGTAGAATGATTAATATGGAGCTGGTGTCTGTTGAATCTGATGCAGAAAACACTTCGCTATACAGATGGTTGAGAAATATAAGTAAGTatatgattttttattaattgtttgcagttatatcaaaattaattaaacaaactaattcataaaattaatactaaatatattcaataaattttttagatatggGTCTCAGGTTTTGGTCAGGTGGAACCAACTTAATAAACGGTATAGACTGGATATGGTTCCCGTCAGGCAAAAAGGTTACATTTACTAAATGGGGGAATGCTCAACCAGACAACATTAACAGTAGATGTATCCAATTTGTAGTTAATAAGGACCTTGGCATGAAGTGGTCCAGTTTGGGATGTGAAGTTGTTCAACCTTTTATTTGTCAATCACCCTCTGACAAAATTACAAGATGTCCTACTGCAGTAGGTAATACACATTTTTATTATTGACTAGCTTTTTCGACTTCTTTATATACGCTATCATATTTTGATCTGGAATATTCTTTATCCACATACATTTATACTAaagtaattttaattgttttggtcattaaattaaaaaatattgcgTGAAAACAATTATAGAATATACTGTCATCTGGGTGTATTGAAAAGCAACTACATTCTGATATCCTTTTCTGTGTGTTCGATGTATCTTAGCTTCGGTCTTCCCCCTTTTCCTCTTATTTTTTACTAACACTTGTTTGCTtcttttgtttggtatttcgccttctttcaTTCTTTTCAAATGTCTCATTCAACGCAGCAGTTCAATTTTAATTAAGGTTACGATATCTAGATCCTGGTAAATTTTGTATGGTTCAAAGTTTCTTCTTCCAccattttctatttctttggtCCCTTTGTAACGAACATTTCGACGTACTGCATATAACGGTGACATCTCGAGACAATGATCTGTGTTCGAGAATGTTCATTTATCTATCGACTGGCGCCGGCGGACAGATCGAGGCGCTGATACAAGCGAAAAAAGAGGTAGACTATTCCAGAATATTCAAATAAGTAATAACTTGTATATCAGTTGCCTAGATTCAAAATCCGACAAGTCTAGGTGAATGAGATTTGAGATAATGAAGAAAAACTTGTAAAATCTATATCCTATTAAATTAAGCAGCGACTTTTTGAGAAAATTGAGGTTTTTGATAATAATACATAAAAAACACTTTACCCCCAGAAACAGGTAATTGTATGATATATTTTGGACATGTCGGAgtttgcaaatgaatttaatattttaaaagaaaaaaaaatcgaaacctattagaaaaataagtttaattactCAGCAACGCAAGACAACATTTATCGACTATTTTATATTGCAAAGCTAACTGTTTCTGCTTCGCAATTATCTTCCTCTTCGTTTGCCTCAATGCCTTGTCCCTCCTCTATACCTTCGTGGAATTCTTCTTTGAAAAAGGCCAGTTCATCTATATCTTGCCATCCCTTTTCGTAGTGTTTCTCCAATAGCTTAGTAATACTTTTTGTCTTATCTTTTTTAATTACTATCATAGCTTTCAGTGTTCTTGGACTAATTTGTGAGACTTTTTCCCCTCTTTTGCATAAGCTTTTGGGTGCGCATAAGTCAGTTTTGTAAAATGCCTCACCCCTTATAAGTGGTACTGTTTGTCCTCTTGTAATGATTACTCTCTTTGTCTGGTGGAACTTAAAATGCCAATAGCCTGGTTGATTTATTACTTTTTGAGTTTCAGCCTTCCAGTCCTTAATTGCAACACCAGTTCCAGCTCTGTAAAGAGTTGCAAACTTTTTGATTAACTTTACATATTCATCAGGAGAAACAATTACCgtgtgtttttttataaattcttttaattttgccaAATACACGATCAGGGGGAATATAAGAATACCCCACTTAGCTCAAGCATGGTGATGACCGTGGAATTTTTATTCTGTACTCCACACCTATCGCAAATAAGCCGAAGAACACGTACATTAtccacaaaattaaaatttgaaaggaAGTGGTGCAAGAACGACGATATTCCATTTGAACTTCTATGATGGTCCAACTCCGTCCAAACATATGACGTAACATTTTCTGGAGTTAATTTACTTTTTGAAGATCCACAAACTACAGATAg
The genomic region above belongs to Diabrotica undecimpunctata isolate CICGRU chromosome 8, icDiaUnde3, whole genome shotgun sequence and contains:
- the LOC140448305 gene encoding macrophage mannose receptor 1-like isoform X1, producing MFRWCVRLLLLIFPLVLGDAPSVFEPAGVVPLTKFDNKSYYFSYKFKANFFHADQICKNINMRLVTIPSKEVNNYLYTTTSSANSEINFWTSGTNLVDKVSWMWMSSAQPITYANWNIGQPTASAYRCLLGQLIKGKDFLWMNIDCNGLYNFICESIEPAASSQTAGSENWANVFADPAVSPNFPLFHYNKKSYYVNTQPLSFLDADRFCRMINMELVSVESDAENTSLYRWLRNINMGLRFWSGGTNLINGIDWIWFPSGKKVTFTKWGNAQPDNINSRCIQFVVNKDLGMKWSSLGCEVVQPFICQSPSDKITRCPTAVATNNRNYESCDVKDSRDVISPPVTSYQVLTTAVTYQEAIAACQAVGMSLVSIQSKEKSDAVNTVIQASPLANTFWTSGYKNKNEKWLWLKGDPFVFTNWNKGEPNNARANENCVTIFKSGIGSLWNDDPCDAKLNPLCEKVVSSQNEGSSRSCKVPVVNVFVDRDHIDYAYQ
- the LOC140448305 gene encoding macrophage mannose receptor 1-like isoform X2 produces the protein MFRWCVRLLLLIFPLVLGDAPSVFEPAGVVPLTKFDNKSYYFSYKFKANFFHADQICKNINMRLVTIPSKEVNNYLYTTTSSANSEINFWTSGTNLVDKVSWMWMSSAQPITYANWNIGQPTASAYRCLLGQLIKGKDFLWMNIDCNGLYNFICESIEPAASSQTAGSENWANVFADPAVSPNFPLFHYNKKSYYVNTQPLSFLDADRFCRMINMELVSVESDAENTSLYRWLRNINMGLRFWSGGTNLINGIDWIWFPSGKKVTFTKWGNAQPDNINSRCIQFVVNKDLGMKWSSLGCEVVQPFICQSPSDKITRCPTAVATNNRNYESCDVKDSRDVISPPVTSYQVLTTAVTYQEAIAACQAVGMSLVSIQSKEKSDAVNTVIQASPSNVNFWTSGYKNKNKWFWLKGDPIVFTNWNVGAPKNEGSNEGCLMVFKSGTGSLWNNAHCDSKLFPVCEKVVTAQNEESCCRAPVVNVFVNRERSDNLQ